One part of the Janthinobacterium sp. 17J80-10 genome encodes these proteins:
- the frr gene encoding ribosome recycling factor, with the protein MSNADVKKNADQKMQKSIETLKANLAKVRTGRAHPGILDHIMVDYYGTPTQLTQVANVTLVDARTIGVQPWEKKMVAVVEKAIRESDLGFNPSTQGDLIRVPTPPLTEERRKEIVKMVKGEAEDAKIAVRNIRRDANEALKKLVKDKACSEDDERRTQDEVQKLTDKFVIEIDKLISDKEKEIMTV; encoded by the coding sequence ATGAGTAATGCCGACGTCAAGAAAAACGCCGATCAGAAAATGCAGAAGTCCATCGAGACTCTGAAGGCCAACCTGGCCAAGGTGCGCACCGGGCGCGCCCACCCTGGCATTCTCGACCATATCATGGTGGATTATTACGGCACCCCGACGCAGTTGACCCAGGTGGCCAATGTTACGCTGGTCGATGCCCGTACCATCGGTGTGCAGCCATGGGAAAAGAAAATGGTCGCCGTGGTCGAAAAAGCCATTCGCGAATCCGACCTGGGTTTCAATCCCTCTACCCAGGGTGACCTGATCCGCGTGCCGACGCCGCCCCTGACCGAGGAGCGCCGCAAGGAAATCGTCAAGATGGTCAAGGGCGAAGCCGAAGATGCAAAAATTGCCGTTCGCAACATCCGCCGTGACGCCAATGAAGCCCTGAAAAAACTGGTCAAGGACAAGGCTTGCTCGGAAGACGATGAGCGCCGCACCCAGGATGAAGTGCAGAAACTGACCGACAAATTTGTGATTGAAATTGATAAATTGATCAGTGACAAAGAAAAAGAAATCATGACCGTTTAA
- the pyrH gene encoding UMP kinase, with product MTQPAYKRVLLKLSGEALMGDDAYGINRATIESMVADVAEVARLGVELAIVIGGGNIFRGVAPGAQGMDRATADYMGMLATVMNSLALADAMRQVGLTARVMSAIGIEQVVEPYVRPKALQYLEEGKVVVFAAGTGNPFFTTDTAAALRGSEIGAEIVLKATKVDGVYSADPKKDPGATRYATITFDEAISKHLQVMDATAFALCRDQKLPIKVFSIVKPGALKRVVLGEDEGTLVHL from the coding sequence ATGACACAACCTGCCTACAAGCGCGTCCTTCTCAAGCTTTCCGGTGAGGCCCTGATGGGTGACGACGCCTACGGCATCAATCGCGCCACCATCGAGAGCATGGTGGCGGATGTGGCAGAAGTGGCGCGGCTTGGCGTGGAGCTGGCGATTGTGATCGGCGGCGGCAATATCTTCCGGGGCGTGGCGCCGGGAGCGCAGGGCATGGACCGCGCCACTGCCGATTACATGGGCATGCTTGCCACTGTCATGAATTCGCTGGCACTGGCCGATGCCATGCGCCAGGTCGGCCTCACCGCCCGCGTCATGTCGGCAATCGGCATCGAGCAGGTGGTGGAGCCCTACGTTCGCCCCAAAGCCCTGCAATACCTGGAAGAAGGCAAGGTCGTCGTGTTCGCTGCCGGCACCGGCAATCCCTTTTTTACGACCGACACCGCAGCAGCATTGCGCGGTTCCGAGATTGGCGCCGAAATCGTCCTGAAGGCGACCAAGGTGGATGGCGTCTACAGCGCCGACCCGAAAAAGGACCCGGGCGCCACACGCTACGCCACCATTACCTTTGATGAGGCAATTTCCAAGCACCTGCAAGTCATGGATGCCACCGCGTTTGCCTTGTGCCGCGACCAGAAGTTGCCAATCAAGGTGTTTTCCATCGTCAAGCCGGGCGCATTGAAGCGCGTCGTCCTGGGTGAAGACGAAGGCACACTGGTTCATTTGTAA
- the tsf gene encoding translation elongation factor Ts codes for MAAITAAMVGELRAKTDAPMMECKKALTEAEGDMARAEEILRVKLGSKASKASSRVTAEGVVSAYISGGVGALVEVNCETDFVTKNDDFIALANTVAKLVAENNPADVAALSALPLDGKTVDEVRAALIGKIGENMSIRRFQRFETASKLVSYLHGTRIGVIVEFDGADEQVGKDVAMHIAAMKPVALSSEQVPADLIEKERSVASLKAAEDAEKAKAEGKTPQSAEIVAKRIDGSVQKFLKEVSLFNQAFVKNDKQTVEQMLKATSSSVKAFTMFVVGEGIEKKQDDFAAEVAAQVAAAKQA; via the coding sequence ATGGCGGCAATTACCGCAGCGATGGTGGGTGAACTGCGCGCGAAGACCGACGCGCCGATGATGGAATGCAAAAAGGCCCTGACCGAAGCCGAAGGCGATATGGCAAGGGCTGAAGAAATCCTGCGCGTCAAGCTGGGCAGCAAGGCTTCCAAAGCGTCTTCCCGCGTGACCGCCGAAGGCGTGGTGTCTGCATACATCAGCGGTGGTGTTGGTGCCCTGGTTGAAGTCAACTGTGAAACCGATTTCGTGACCAAGAACGATGACTTCATCGCCCTGGCCAATACCGTGGCCAAGCTGGTCGCCGAGAACAATCCGGCCGACGTGGCTGCGCTGTCGGCGCTGCCGCTGGACGGCAAGACCGTCGACGAAGTGCGCGCTGCATTGATCGGCAAGATCGGTGAAAACATGTCGATCCGCCGTTTCCAGCGCTTTGAAACCGCTTCCAAGCTGGTTTCTTACCTGCATGGCACCCGCATCGGCGTCATCGTCGAATTTGACGGTGCTGATGAGCAAGTCGGCAAGGATGTGGCAATGCACATCGCCGCGATGAAGCCGGTCGCGCTGTCGTCCGAGCAAGTGCCGGCCGACCTGATCGAGAAAGAGCGTTCGGTTGCCAGCCTGAAAGCGGCTGAAGATGCGGAAAAGGCCAAGGCGGAAGGCAAGACCCCGCAATCGGCTGAAATCGTTGCCAAGCGTATCGATGGTTCGGTGCAGAAATTCCTGAAGGAAGTCTCGCTGTTCAACCAGGCGTTTGTCAAGAACGACAAGCAAACCGTCGAGCAAATGCTCAAGGCAACCAGTTCCAGCGTGAAAGCCTTCACGATGTTCGTGGTTGGCGAAGGCATTGAAAAGAAGCAGGACGACTTCGCTGCCGAAGTGGCCGCCCAAGTCGCGGCAGCCAAGCAGGCTTAA
- the rpsB gene encoding 30S ribosomal protein S2, whose translation MAVTMREMLEAGIHFGHQTRFWNPKMAPYIFGHRNKIHIVNLEKTLAKYQEAMKYISQLSANRGTILMVGTKRQARDIIAAEAQRAGVPFVDQRWLGGMLTNFKTIKTSIKRLKDMEVAIADGSVEKMSKKEALMFAREMEKLQKSIGGIKDMGGIPDAIFVIDVGFHKGTITEAAKLGIPVIGVVDTNHSPEGVAYVIPGNDDSSKAIQLYARGVADAILEGRANAVNDVVEAVKAGGDEFVEVNEQA comes from the coding sequence ATGGCAGTTACTATGCGTGAAATGCTGGAAGCCGGCATCCATTTCGGTCACCAAACCCGCTTCTGGAACCCCAAGATGGCACCGTACATCTTCGGCCATCGCAACAAGATCCACATCGTCAACCTGGAAAAAACCCTGGCCAAGTACCAGGAAGCGATGAAGTACATCAGCCAGTTGTCGGCCAACCGCGGCACCATCCTGATGGTCGGTACCAAGCGCCAGGCCCGCGACATCATCGCCGCTGAAGCGCAGCGCGCCGGCGTGCCTTTCGTCGACCAGCGCTGGCTGGGCGGCATGCTGACCAACTTCAAGACCATCAAGACCTCGATCAAGCGCCTGAAGGATATGGAAGTTGCCATCGCCGACGGTTCGGTCGAAAAGATGAGCAAGAAAGAAGCACTGATGTTTGCCCGCGAAATGGAAAAGCTGCAAAAATCCATCGGCGGCATCAAGGACATGGGTGGCATTCCTGACGCTATTTTCGTGATCGACGTCGGCTTCCACAAGGGCACGATCACCGAAGCCGCCAAGCTGGGCATCCCGGTCATCGGCGTGGTCGATACCAACCACTCGCCGGAAGGTGTGGCGTATGTCATCCCGGGTAACGATGACTCTTCCAAAGCGATCCAGTTGTATGCGCGCGGCGTGGCCGACGCCATCCTGGAAGGCCGTGCCAACGCCGTCAACGACGTTGTTGAAGCGGTCAAGGCTGGCGGCGACGAGTTCGTCGAGGTCAACGAGCAGGCTTAA
- the map gene encoding type I methionyl aminopeptidase, which yields MISIKTPEDIQGMRVAGKLAAEVLDYITPFVKPGVTTGEIDRLCHEYMVNVQDSIPAPLNYCPPGYTPYPKAICTSVNDVVCHGIPGDKVLKPGDVVNLDITVIKNGYHGDTSRMFYIGEPSILARRLTETTYDCMWLGIAQIKPGAHLGDIGHAIQVHAEKAGYSIVREFCGHGIGKVFHEDPQVLHYGRPGTLDRLEAGMIFTVEPMLNAGRREIREMGDGWTIKTKDRSLSAQWEHTVLVTETGFEVLTVSPDMPAPPAFITQPGSAGAAGA from the coding sequence ATGATCTCCATCAAAACTCCCGAAGATATCCAGGGCATGCGCGTTGCCGGAAAACTGGCAGCCGAAGTGCTTGACTACATTACCCCCTTTGTCAAACCCGGGGTCACCACGGGCGAAATCGACCGCCTTTGCCATGAATACATGGTAAACGTGCAAGACAGCATCCCGGCGCCCCTGAACTACTGTCCGCCAGGCTACACGCCTTACCCGAAGGCGATCTGCACCTCGGTCAATGACGTGGTCTGCCACGGCATCCCGGGAGACAAGGTGCTCAAGCCCGGCGACGTCGTCAATCTCGACATCACCGTCATCAAGAATGGCTACCATGGCGACACCAGCCGCATGTTCTATATCGGCGAGCCCTCGATCCTGGCGCGCCGCCTGACCGAAACCACCTACGACTGCATGTGGCTGGGGATTGCCCAGATCAAGCCGGGCGCCCACCTCGGCGATATCGGCCACGCCATCCAGGTGCATGCCGAAAAAGCCGGCTACAGCATCGTGCGCGAATTTTGCGGCCACGGCATCGGCAAGGTCTTCCACGAAGACCCGCAAGTCCTGCATTATGGCCGCCCCGGCACCCTGGACCGCCTGGAAGCCGGCATGATTTTCACGGTGGAACCCATGCTGAATGCCGGCCGCCGCGAAATCCGCGAGATGGGCGACGGCTGGACCATCAAGACCAAGGATCGCAGCCTGTCGGCGCAATGGGAACACACGGTCCTGGTGACCGAGACCGGATTCGAAGTCCTGACCGTCTCCCCCGACATGCCGGCGCCACCCGCCTTCATCACCCAGCCGGGATCGGCTGGCGCGGCAGGCGCGTAA
- a CDS encoding [protein-PII] uridylyltransferase, producing the protein MASAALILKEKLKAERQAIVAAFDADPKPDRLLASLRRCVDGVLTEAWNSFGFPGNTALVAVGGYGRGELFPHSDVDVLVLLGSAPDAQLQGKLEELVQLFWDIGLEIGHSIRTIDECLTESAADITVQTSLLEARVVTGNRKLFRALCERLHAAMNPQAFFQAKTLEMRQRHVKYEDTPYSLEPNVKESPGGLRDLQVILWVAKAAGLGDSWRKLAERGLITATEARQLTRTERIFKDIRIRLHLHTRRREDRLVFDVQTPVAESFGFKATEERRASEYLMQHYYWAAKAATQLNTILVQNIGAQLFPQPAEPHPVNERFNEVNGFLDIAGDDTFDTTPSAMLEVFLLRALHPEFKGMTARTMRALWHARFRIDGGFRRDPVNRALFLQIIQAPQGITHALRSMNQTSILGRYLPNFRRIIGQMQHDLFHAYTVDQHILMVVRNVRRFTMTEHAHEYPFCSQLMADFAQPWLLYIAALFHDIAKGRGGDHSKLGMADARRFCKDHGISKDDTELVVFLVEQHLTMSQVAQKQDLSDPDVIAAFAKKMGDARHLTALYLLTVADIRGTSPKVWNAWKGKLLEDLYRMTLRVLGGEAHSTDRELKNRQEDALKSLRLYGLPENAHEMLWRHLDVAYFLRHDASDVAWQTRALYDKTESPVPVVKCRLAPIGEGLQVTVYVKDRPDLFTRICGYFDCKNFSIIDAKVHTTRHGYALDTFLVTEPAFAASYRDIISLIEHDLTQDLQSDQPMQAPCKARLSRQSRTFPVTPTVDLRPDERGQYYLLSVSANDRNGLLYSIANVLARHKLNLHTAKIMTLGERVEDVFLVDGPVLANARSQIQLETDLLEALRV; encoded by the coding sequence ATGGCGTCGGCCGCGCTCATCCTCAAGGAAAAGCTCAAGGCCGAGCGGCAGGCCATCGTTGCCGCTTTCGATGCGGACCCCAAGCCGGACCGCCTGCTGGCCAGCCTGCGGCGCTGCGTTGACGGCGTCCTCACGGAAGCGTGGAATTCCTTCGGCTTCCCTGGCAATACCGCCCTGGTTGCGGTGGGCGGCTATGGCCGCGGCGAGCTGTTCCCGCATTCCGATGTGGACGTTCTGGTGCTGCTCGGCTCAGCGCCCGATGCGCAGCTGCAGGGCAAGCTCGAGGAACTGGTCCAGCTATTCTGGGATATCGGCCTGGAAATCGGCCACAGCATCCGCACGATCGACGAATGCCTGACCGAGTCTGCGGCCGACATCACCGTGCAAACCAGCCTGCTGGAAGCGCGCGTCGTCACCGGCAACCGCAAGCTGTTCCGGGCCTTGTGCGAGCGCCTGCATGCGGCGATGAACCCGCAAGCCTTCTTCCAGGCAAAAACCCTGGAAATGCGGCAGCGTCACGTCAAGTATGAGGATACGCCCTACAGCCTGGAGCCCAATGTCAAGGAAAGCCCGGGCGGCTTGCGCGACCTCCAGGTCATCCTCTGGGTAGCCAAGGCTGCAGGACTCGGCGACTCCTGGCGCAAGCTCGCCGAGCGCGGCCTGATCACCGCCACCGAGGCGCGCCAGCTGACGCGAACCGAGCGGATCTTCAAGGATATCCGTATCCGCCTGCACCTGCACACCCGGCGCCGCGAAGACCGCCTGGTGTTCGACGTGCAGACGCCGGTCGCCGAATCCTTTGGCTTCAAGGCCACCGAAGAGCGCCGCGCCAGCGAATATCTCATGCAGCATTACTACTGGGCCGCCAAGGCAGCAACCCAGCTGAATACCATCCTGGTGCAAAACATCGGCGCGCAGCTGTTTCCGCAACCCGCCGAACCGCATCCGGTCAATGAACGCTTCAATGAAGTCAACGGCTTCCTCGATATCGCCGGCGACGACACCTTTGACACCACGCCTTCGGCCATGCTGGAGGTATTCCTGCTGCGCGCGCTGCATCCGGAATTCAAGGGCATGACGGCGCGCACCATGCGCGCCCTGTGGCATGCGCGTTTCCGCATCGACGGCGGCTTCCGCCGCGACCCGGTCAACCGCGCGCTGTTTTTGCAGATTATCCAGGCGCCGCAGGGCATTACCCATGCCCTGCGCTCCATGAACCAGACCAGCATCCTCGGACGCTACCTGCCGAATTTCCGCCGCATCATCGGCCAGATGCAGCATGACCTGTTCCATGCCTACACGGTAGACCAGCACATCCTCATGGTGGTGCGCAATGTGCGCCGCTTCACCATGACAGAGCATGCGCATGAATACCCGTTCTGCAGCCAGCTGATGGCCGATTTCGCCCAGCCCTGGCTGCTCTACATCGCCGCCCTCTTTCACGACATCGCCAAAGGGCGCGGCGGCGACCATTCGAAACTCGGCATGGCGGATGCACGCCGTTTCTGCAAGGACCATGGCATCTCAAAAGACGACACAGAACTGGTGGTATTCCTGGTCGAGCAGCACCTGACGATGTCGCAAGTGGCGCAAAAGCAGGACTTGTCCGATCCGGACGTCATTGCTGCCTTCGCCAAAAAGATGGGCGATGCGCGCCACCTGACCGCGCTCTACCTGCTGACGGTGGCCGATATCCGCGGCACCAGCCCGAAGGTATGGAACGCCTGGAAAGGCAAGCTGCTGGAAGACCTGTACCGCATGACCCTGCGCGTGCTTGGCGGCGAAGCCCATTCGACCGACCGCGAACTGAAGAACCGCCAGGAAGATGCGCTCAAGTCGCTGCGGCTGTACGGTTTGCCGGAAAATGCCCATGAAATGCTGTGGCGCCATCTGGATGTCGCCTACTTCCTGCGGCACGACGCCTCCGACGTCGCCTGGCAGACGCGCGCGCTGTACGACAAGACGGAAAGCCCGGTACCGGTGGTCAAGTGCCGCCTGGCGCCGATCGGCGAAGGCCTGCAGGTGACCGTCTATGTCAAGGACCGTCCCGACCTGTTTACGCGCATCTGCGGCTATTTCGACTGCAAGAATTTCAGCATCATCGACGCCAAGGTCCACACCACGCGCCATGGTTATGCGCTGGACACCTTCCTCGTCACCGAGCCAGCCTTCGCCGCCAGCTACCGCGACATCATCAGCCTGATCGAACACGACTTGACGCAGGACCTGCAGTCAGACCAGCCCATGCAGGCGCCGTGCAAGGCACGCCTGTCGCGCCAGTCGCGCACCTTCCCTGTTACGCCGACGGTTGACCTGCGCCCGGACGAGCGTGGCCAGTACTACCTGCTGTCGGTATCGGCGAACGACCGCAACGGCTTGCTGTATTCGATCGCCAATGTGCTGGCGCGGCACAAGCTCAATTTGCACACCGCCAAGATCATGACCCTGGGCGAGCGCGTCGAGGACGTCTTCCTGGTGGATGGTCCCGTCCTTGCCAATGCGCGCAGCCAGATCCAGCTTGAAACCGACCTCCTCGAAGCATTGCGCGTGTAA
- a CDS encoding pseudouridine synthase, with amino-acid sequence MTEPLRLSKRMSELGLCSRREADEWIARGWVRVDGNIVSELGSKVLPQQRITIERQASAEQSKRVTILINKPMGFVSGQAEDGYKPAVVLVNGESRWAEDKSPEQFHPKQLRSLVPAGRLDIDSVGLLVLTQDGRVAKQLIGEDTAIEKEYLVRVKYGKPGKLPESELKLLNHGLSLDGKKLLPAKVEWQNDDQLRFILREGKKRQIRRMCEAVGLKVLGLKRVRIGNVKLGNLPTGQWRYLGADEQF; translated from the coding sequence ATGACAGAACCCCTACGTCTTTCCAAGCGCATGTCCGAACTTGGCCTGTGCTCGCGCCGCGAAGCCGATGAATGGATCGCGCGCGGCTGGGTGCGCGTGGACGGCAATATCGTCTCTGAGCTCGGCAGCAAGGTCTTGCCGCAGCAGCGCATCACCATCGAGCGCCAGGCCAGCGCCGAGCAATCCAAGCGCGTTACCATCCTGATCAACAAGCCCATGGGCTTTGTCAGCGGCCAGGCCGAAGATGGCTACAAGCCGGCCGTCGTGCTGGTCAACGGCGAGTCGCGCTGGGCCGAAGACAAGTCGCCGGAACAATTCCATCCCAAACAATTGCGCAGCCTGGTGCCGGCCGGGCGCCTGGACATCGATTCGGTGGGCCTGCTCGTCCTGACCCAGGACGGCCGTGTTGCCAAGCAATTGATCGGCGAAGACACGGCGATCGAAAAGGAATACCTGGTACGGGTCAAATACGGCAAGCCCGGCAAGCTGCCGGAGTCCGAGCTGAAGTTGCTCAACCATGGCCTGTCGCTGGATGGCAAGAAACTGCTGCCGGCAAAAGTGGAATGGCAAAACGACGACCAGTTGCGCTTCATCCTGCGCGAGGGGAAAAAACGGCAGATCCGCCGCATGTGCGAGGCGGTCGGACTGAAGGTGCTGGGCTTGAAGCGGGTACGCATCGGCAACGTCAAGCTGGGCAACCTGCCCACCGGCCAGTGGCGCTATCTCGGTGCAGACGAACAGTTCTGA
- the def gene encoding peptide deformylase: MSVRPILKMGDPRLLQQAEPVARFGTAELEALIADMFDTMHAANGAGLAAPQIGVNLQVVIFGFGSNARYPEAPPVPETVLINPVLTPLSEEMEEGWEGCLSVPGLRGMVPRFKQLRYEGVDRNGHAIRREVDGFHARVVQHECDHLAGILYPMRIRDFSKFGYTEILFPGLDARQED; encoded by the coding sequence ATGAGCGTGCGGCCGATCCTGAAGATGGGCGATCCGCGCCTGCTGCAGCAGGCCGAGCCGGTGGCGCGCTTTGGCACGGCTGAACTGGAAGCGCTGATCGCCGACATGTTCGACACCATGCACGCAGCGAATGGCGCAGGCCTCGCCGCACCGCAGATCGGCGTCAACCTGCAGGTGGTGATCTTCGGCTTTGGCAGCAATGCGCGTTATCCCGAGGCGCCGCCCGTGCCGGAAACGGTGCTGATCAACCCGGTCCTTACGCCATTGTCGGAAGAAATGGAAGAGGGCTGGGAAGGCTGCCTGTCGGTGCCCGGCTTGCGTGGCATGGTGCCGCGCTTCAAACAATTGCGTTACGAAGGCGTCGACCGCAATGGCCATGCGATCCGGCGCGAGGTCGATGGCTTTCATGCGCGCGTGGTGCAGCATGAGTGCGACCACCTGGCCGGGATTCTTTACCCGATGCGGATCCGCGATTTCAGCAAATTCGGTTATACCGAGATCTTGTTTCCCGGCCTCGATGCGCGCCAGGAAGACTGA